CAGGTGCGTCAGGTGTGTTGACGCCATCACTCAAACTTCCTGCTCGACCACATTCACTCTGCTGCTCCACACCTGCCACAGACTGCATCTTGTCACACATGAAATTGGTCACCAATCAGTTTGAACGACTAACACGCTTTTTTATATTCAGAGATTTATTAAAGGATTATCTGCATATTTTAAGGGATTTCGTAAGGGTTACAAACTACTTAATTTTAGTATCCACCTGTAACTTAAATCCACTTAAACTTTAAACCTGAAGCAACTTTCCCTTATTGTAATTAAATTGTTGTAGGGGTGTTTTAAGATTACAATTAATGGGATGAAAAGTAATATATTACGGTATTTTAGATGAATTTAATGTCTGTTGTAAAGGTTAATAATAGTTATTAAAATAAGGAAGGTGACATGAAAGTAACTGTTAAAtggtttttaatgtttaatttaaaatgcttttgtgcCCATGAATCAGAGTGTGAAAGATGTGTTCACGGGGTCTTCTGTCAAGTCAAACTGCGGGAATCGTTTGGTTTTTAAAACTTGTGTGCACGAGATGCAACACTTATGTACTGCCTTTCAGAATAAGATGCGTGTCGAGGACGACTGGTGTCTGATTGCTGGAACAAAAACCTTCACTCAAATTAAAGCGATTCAGGATTATTTAAAGGCGTGTCAGTGACTCAGATTGTTTAAGGGTGTGTTAAGTGATTTTGGTCTCACTTAATTATCGACACTAAAAACTAcgaatgtgtgtttttacacacaccGTGTAGAAAATGTGAGACCGTTCCTTAAGCTGAGCTGTCTGATTAAAATCCAGGTTTGATTTCATGTGTAATTTGTATGGCATGAATTAAATATGAGCCGTGGATGAACGGAGTGAAACCGGAAATCAGCGCACATCGCTCGGTTCTACTGGTTTTTACTGAACGCaccacagcagagagacagtTGAAGAGAACAGgacggagagacagagacagaaagctcCGGAAGAGAGCGGACAAATTTACCGGTTTGTTGTAGCTGTGATGTCCGCTACGTATCGTCATCAGCGGCTCACGTGCAGCAGCGAGCCGGTGACCCGGATCACAGTCCGTCTCTTCACACTCAGCCAGGACTTCGACCCGGGACTGCGGCCGGAAGAAGGTGGCGGACACAGATGTGATGAAGCAGCTGATAAAATGGCTGAAAGCTCCGGCTGCTGGTGCTTCAAACACCGACTGATGACACAGATGGTGGAGCTCAAAGATCCTCTCCGACACGGGATTACTCACTTACATCTTCCGGTTTCACACGGCTTGGTGGCAAGTCTGCACATGCGCTCCACTGCTGCCAAACAGAGCAGTAAATCAGTGATGATGTCTCACTCTGTTTTCATCACCTGTCATAGTGAACACACAGCAACCAGATAAGGACTTTCACACAGGATAGGATGAGGTGGACTGCAGGGACCGgggactgaactgaactgattgGTGGCTacctgctctccctcctgaGTGAAACAACCTCTTGGGTTTTTGTCAGATGGACATCATGAGGTTAATGTTGAAACGGAGAAGAAAGGTGTTGTGAATGAGCAGGTATTTGACTGAAGAAAGACCACACAGGGTTCAGTTCTTATCATGAACAAAAgcaactttatttaaactgcagctgaatCTTCTATTTGACACCTAAACTCTTCTGTCCCTGCCAGGATCCTGTAGAAATGACATCACAATGTTTCCAGGGGTGAGTGTGGTCGGGCTGAGCAGGTTCGTCCTGCAGCACAGGTGGTTTCCATGTGCAGTCATTTTGTTGAGTTGGATGTCTCACTCACAGTGAGGATGTGATGCTCTGATTGGCTCGGAGACACCAGCAGACTCCGTGTGTACCTGAAAACCCCAGGCCTCCTCCGTGTCTGGGCTCACCTGGGAGGGCAGCTGGTCATGAAGTCTATGAAGTTTATGTCGTCAGTGTTGGGAAAAAGAAGCCTGATGGAGAGACGTTTTTAACGAGGCTTACGTGCTTGACAAACCTGCAGTCTAAATACAAAGTGAGCACACATTTTGTGTCCTGCTGCGCCGACCAGAAAGAAACCTGCTGGAACTGGTTTCACACAAACTGGTTTCTCAGCCGGTTTCACTGGTTGTCtggtctctgtctccctctgctggaCTCTGTCTATCAAACTATGTCCTCCCTGGagatcagttttgtttttattttattttattgtcgGATGCATCACTGAGAggggttaaaaaaaactgaacaagcTGATGGACAGTTTTGTCCCGGTCTGTCCTCTGGACtcggtggaggtggtggggacCCTCAGTATCTCCTGCAGTTACAGACTGCtgcaccctcagtgtaggaaggaacCAACTGAAGGTCCTTTGACCCGACGGCAGTCAGAGTCTACAACAGGAGTGTATCCTCCTCTGTGGCAGGTACACCTGAATCCTCAGGTAACCACCAATGAGCCACCATTTTACTTACTCTTAACCTGTGCAATACCTCAGTCGTATATTTGTATAAATCCTTCCTACACAACTGTATATTTgttgtactgtaaatataagcttgtatttctttattattattattttagataatctttcatatcttttttataccttttctgtactttttgcaCCATCTTATCCTGCTGGTTGCTGTAACAATCAAATTACCtcatacttttatatttttattgtatttatatttatatttttatagtgtacttactgctcccgggacctgagtcctaattttgtaccataCACATGggaatgtgagctggtatgacaataacGTTCCTTGAATCCATAAATCCTTGAATTTCTGCtccaggatcaataaagtcatcttatctattttattttattttttttgttttttgaatgttAAAACGTGTAAACCGAGTTTAaattttcaaagtgaaaaatgtgagCACACATCAGTTTTTGTATTGACACGTCAGTCAGTGTGAATTCATGAACGTTTTGGAATGACGTTTATTTTGGCTTCAGGTTGATTTCGGCTGTGACGCACTTCCTGTTCTCTGCTGCGTGTGTCAGCTTGTCTCAGACCAGCAGACGGGGCGTCAAGTTTGAAGATCGATTTGTTGATCGATCATCTGATTGAACAGAAGCAGTCTTAATGTGACATCTGTCACTTTCCACACGTGTTCCCACGGTGACGACAACTTGTGACCTTACACAGAgtgagggtaaaaaaaaaaaacaacaggaagtacagagtacaaaataaaagtaaaagtcgGTACTTGGTGAATGCTACTGAAAATGTTCGTGTGTGTAACAGTCAGTTGTTAATAATCAAAACGTTTTAACACCGACCAATATGTTGATAGACTAGTGTCACCGGACGTGCTCTCAGATCGATGTTTCAAACTGATGACAGTAATTGATCGTGGGGGGATTACGGGGCTCACTGGGCCTGCGGTGTGACTTACTGGTTTTAGTACACAGAAAAAACGATACAACATCTGCGTCActctggaaacaaacaaacaaacacatcattaGTATTAATGTAATTATTAGAATGgatgttcttcttcttattattattattattcatacaacacttttctttaaaaagacacaaatggaTAAGTTATTACCaaatttattctttatttattctgttgtcaaacaaatattaaaaaaggcAATAGGAGGACAGATATTCATCAAGGAGGTGTGAATCTAAATCTGTCAATTAGTCAGAGGACTTTATTTCGAAGTGTGAAAGCGGAAGTGATGCTGTTGACGGTCTGGGTGACTTAATGTGTCCAGGTGTGTTCGTGCTGGCGGATATGGGGCTGGTGTACTCGGAGGTAAGAAgactctgttttctttttataatcGTTATTCATACGATTTCATGAAATTAATCAACTCGTTTTTACTTCCGGTTTGTGTCGCTCTTCAGCTCGCAGGTGAGAATCCGTTTTACCGCCGAAATTAACAAAGTGAACTCACCTGAGAGAACCAAATATAGCACGGAACACAAAGTACTAGAGTATTGTATACGTAATAATGCTGTTACTTTACAGACATTTTACCCAAGTACAATTAAAAGTACTCTGAGTAAAGGATACTGCGctacattttttaattactgCTGATTGTTTGCTGAGCGCACaccataaacacaaatattattCATCGTGTTAACCAAACATTTTCGTAAGTAAAATAAAGTTCTTTTTTATGGGAAGTGATGGCAAGTAATTAAGTAGTTTTACTCAGCAGTGGAGGAAGTATTTTACACTTTACTAAGGTAAAAGGACTAATACCACTTGTACAAATACTCTGTTAGTACATGTCTTGCATTAAAATGTGACTTCGGTAAAAGTataataacatgtttttttgaatcaaaaagaaaaaaagcactcAGTATGCAGTCAAatcctgtcctgtctgacctcagatcagctgactgtgactcctgctgcaggagctcattttgactgcagctgatgcagAGTTTCACAGAGTTCgttcagtccaaccaacagtccaaagctcaacatgatcacaaacaccTTCAGATGATTCAAACCATTCAGAGGAAACGCAGCAAAGCTTCAGCCAGCACACGTTTTCACGTCTTCTAATGAGTCCCAGTCAAGTGATTGGCTGCCTCttgctaacaggagctgctaactgCTAACGGCCTCACTTTAAATGGAGGCAGTTTGAGTGAatgcactgatgatgatgattgtgtATAACCACAAAAAAAGCACTTAGTTTGTTGGGGCCTCCAGGGGCCCCTTCGTCTGTGATCAGCTGCCAAACTGCAGCCTCAGCTGGAGACtcaacagaaaacatgtgaagagaaaaatgatccAAATCTCTCAGAGCTCTGAGGCTGAATGTGATTCAAACCTGAACTGAACATGTTTCTCATTCCTAACAAACTGGATAATAGATCAAATAAATTCCGTACTGTGACAGAATGAGGTGCCGTCAGCCTTCATGTCTCCacacatttgagaaactggaCAAACTGGTTTATTCAGGATGTTTGCAGAGCCGATAATGACTGACACTCAACTGCTCTAATGAGGCCCCTGAGAGTCTCAAGGCCCTGAGGGTCTGGGGTCCCTGAGAGCCCGAGGCCCCTGAGAGTCTGAAGGCCCTGAGGGTCTGGGGTCCCTGAGAGCCTGAGGCCCCTGAGGGTCTGAGGCCTCTGAGGGTTTGAGGCCCCTGAGGGTCTGGGGTCCCTGAGAGCCTGAGGCCCCTGAGGGTCTGAGGCCTCTGAGGGTTTGAGGCCCCTGAGGGTCTGGGGTCCCTGAGGGTCTGAGGCCTCTGAGGGTTTGAGGCCCCTGAGGGTCTGAAGGCCCTGAGGGTCTGGGGTCCCTGAGGGTCTGAGGCCCCTGAGAGTCTGAAGGCCCTGAGGGTCTGGGGTCCCTGAGAGCCTGAGGCCCCTGAGGGTGGGGGGGTCTGCAGCAGCTGGCGGCTACCTGATTgtttaacagtttttgtttttacagattttaattttatttttgtatttcttaatGTATTTTGACTGCTCCTCCTCAGCCAGCCTGTCAGACTGCTTATGACGGAGACGTCCATCAGTTGTATCACCTCCTGAGAGAAGATCCCACCCACCTGAATGTTCAGGAGGAGCACTCGGGGGACACGCCCCTCATTGCAGCCTGTCGCCGTGGCAACCTAAGGGTGGTGCAGTACCTGCTGGAGAACGGGGCTGACGTCCACCTGACCAACAAGGTGCTTTTACCTGTCGGTGTGGTCATTTTCCTGTCACCTGTGGACACTAATGatgcgtgtgtatgtgtctcaGAAGCAGAGGACATGTCTTCACTATGTGTCCAGGAGGACTTTCTCTCTGCTCGATTACCTGATGATCTCCATCCTGATGCCCATCCTGCTGCTCGGTTACTTCCTCATGGTACACTTAGCATAACAGACGGTGTCGTCTTTACACACCCTGACCTTACACAAAGTaatatatgtgtgcgtgtgtatgtgtgtgtgtgtgtgtgttgtagttaCAGAAACAGAGGCAGAACGTGGCTTTGATGCGGGCGGTGCTGAGCAGCACAGTGAACATTGATGCTGTTGACTACGTGAGTCTGGATTCAGTTTGACTTTCTGTTGTGGAGCTCAGATTGTTCAGTTTAAAGGTCTGTTAAAGGCCTCATGCTAACGTGGcctcttgtgttttgtgcagaagGGGAACACAGCTCTGCATTATGTCTGTCAGAGGAAAAGTCATCGTTTGGttcctctgctgctggaaaGAAACAGCAACACCAACATCCAAAACAACGTACGTACAATATCGTACACAAAGCTTCCTGGCACCCACTGAgattctgaatttgatgttttgttcttCTACAGGACGGAGAAACACCGCTGGACATCGCCACCAGGCTCAATTTCAAGAGGATCGTCAACATGCTGAAGAAGACGCATTGACAGACAAGGGGACATAAGCTGAGgcttatatttttatacagAGGGAAGAAGTCCGTCAGTGCAGAAAGATTTCAACCTGTTTTCAACCTGATTTCAACCAAAGGAGCCCATCAGCTCCTGTCCTCAGTAACCACTGGAGGAGCCTTTTACTCAGCGTATATGAATGAAAACTAAAGCTTTGTCTTAGCCCAGCCCAAGTGGCCTTTAAAACCCCGAAGAGTCCGGCAGCTGATCAAACTTAGCCTCGTGCTAATGTCGCTGTTAGACAGTGTGAGT
The Scatophagus argus isolate fScaArg1 chromosome 21, fScaArg1.pri, whole genome shotgun sequence genome window above contains:
- the ankrd22 gene encoding ankyrin repeat domain-containing protein 22 isoform X1 — protein: MCPGVFVLADMGLVYSEPACQTAYDGDVHQLYHLLREDPTHLNVQEEHSGDTPLIAACRRGNLRVVQYLLENGADVHLTNKKQRTCLHYVSRRTFSLLDYLMISILMPILLLGYFLMLQKQRQNVALMRAVLSSTVNIDAVDYKGNTALHYVCQRKSHRLVPLLLERNSNTNIQNNDGETPLDIATRLNFKRIVNMLKKTH
- the ankrd22 gene encoding ankyrin repeat domain-containing protein 22 isoform X2, giving the protein MCPGVFVLADMGLVYSEPACQTAYDGDVHQLYHLLREDPTHLNVQEEHSGDTPLIAACRRGNLRVVQYLLENGADVHLTNKQRTCLHYVSRRTFSLLDYLMISILMPILLLGYFLMLQKQRQNVALMRAVLSSTVNIDAVDYKGNTALHYVCQRKSHRLVPLLLERNSNTNIQNNDGETPLDIATRLNFKRIVNMLKKTH